A genomic segment from Eremothecium gossypii ATCC 10895 chromosome III, complete sequence encodes:
- the GSH2 gene encoding glutathione synthase (Syntenic homolog of Saccharomyces cerevisiae YOL049W (GSH2)), which translates to MTNTIPTLPEWSAEEVEQRLLPELLQWSLANGGTIYPPGFNINQAEALTMTLFPTPLPRKALEKAVRVQTTYNELYARIAQDKNGWLSEVTEQLANFDANFTGRLWKLYLEAQAIGISQKIGLGVFRSDYLLDADSGDLKQVEFNTVSVSFAGLSTKVGAVHNFLNESGKYSRNGGRFYESEVPISESAFLLPRALASAADKYNSLTGSRDTIVAFIVQRGERNVVDQRILEYNLFERQGVKSVRLMLHEVHERTRLDPITKRLYLTSTGQEIAVVYFRTCYSPQDFASEQDWKNRLSLELSYAIKAPNLLTQLSGTKKVQQLLSEEAVLAKFLPADRRSDIGATFVNLYPLDDSPLGKEGKRLALEMPERYVLKPQREGGGNNIYKEDIPAFLGTIPEEEWNGYVLMELINPKLNENVLVRGQELFQEPLISELGIYGTILFSDEEIYSNDYAGWLLRSKLPSSNEGGVAAGFGCVDSMVLY; encoded by the coding sequence ATGACAAATACTATACCTACTTTACCAGAGTGGAGTGCAGAAGAAGTAGAGCAGAGGCTGCTGCCGGAACTTTTGCAGTGGTCTCTGGCTAATGGTGGGACCATTTATCCTCCGGGCTTCAACATCAACCAGGCTGAAGCTCTTACGATGACCCTGTTCCCAACGCCCCTCCCACGAAAGGCACTAGAAAAGGCTGTGCGGGTGCAGACGACCTACAATGAGTTGTACGCACGGATTGCGCAGGACAAGAATGGCTGGCTGTCTGAAGTGACGGAGCAGCTGGCCAACTTCGATGCCAACTTCACCGGCCGCCTTTGGAAGCTTTACCTAGAAGCACAAGCTATTGGGATATCGCAGAAAATAGGCCTAGGTGTATTTCGGTCAGATTACCTGCTCGATGCAGACTCGGGGGACCTGAAGCAGGTGGAATTCAATACAGTCAGTGTATCTTTTGCCGGTCTATCTACTAAAGTGGGGGCGGTACACAACTTTCTAAATGAATCGGGCAAGTATTCTAGGAACGGGGGGCGGTTTTATGAGTCTGAGGTTCCTATTTCCGAATCAGCCTTTTTATTGCCTCGCGCTTTGGCCAGTGCTGCGGATAAGTACAACTCTTTGACAGGTAGCAGAGACACAATTGTTGCGTTCATCGTGCAAAGAGGCGAGCGCAATGTTGTGGATCAACGCATTCTTGAGTACAACCTCTTTGAGCGACAGGGCGTGAAATCAGTCAGGCTGATGCTCCATGAGGTGCATGAGCGCACTAGGTTGGACCCAATAACGAAAAGACTATACCTGACTTCAACAGGCCAAGAAATAGCAGTTGTCTATTTCAGAACATGCTACTCGCCACAGGATTTTGCTTCGGAGCAGGATTGGAAGAATAGACTATCTCTGGAGCTAAGTTATGCCATCAAGGCACCAAACCTTTTAACCCAGCTTTCTGGTACCAAGAAAGTTCAGCAACTCCTTTCTGAGGAAGCTGTACTCGCCAAATTTCTTCCAGCAGATCGCCGGAGTGACATTGGTGCTACTTTTGTCAATCTCTATCCCCTAGATGACTCCCCTTTGGGGAAAGAGGGCAAACGCCTCGCGCTAGAAATGCCAGAACGCTACGTTTTGAAGCCACAGAGAGAGGGAGGGGGGAACAATATATATAAGGAGGACATCCCTGCATTTCTCGGCACCATTCCCGAAGAAGAATGGAATGGCTACGTGCTAATGGAGCTCATCAATCCAAAACTcaatgaaaacgtcctgGTTCGCGGCCAGGAGCTTTTCCAGGAGCCTCTCATCAGTGAGCTAGGTATTTACGGTACCATACTATTTTCAGATGAGGAAATATACAGTAACGACTACGCTGGATGGCTGCTGCGTTCCAAGTTGCCTTCGTCCAACGAGGGCGGTGTTGCGGCGGGATTCGGCTGTGTCGACAGCATGGTACTTTACTAA
- the GAL11 gene encoding Gal11p (Syntenic homolog of Saccharomyces cerevisiae YOL051W (GAL11)), whose protein sequence is MELDWRSTLSNQERSKYITELAQILADISQINGGARANFDLEKLKKTAEQFETSLYASSSSKELYLDAMRKRIAAMDAAKKKTLANQKQKAAAQRKGFGLAPTLNPQMFLNQQAQARQQARPMRGSVGGGQSPVMMMPQHGVPAHVAHGVPPGVAVSQAKRAQLSLQQQQQINEMKVAEIPRELLQRIPNIPPGVTTWQQVTELAQQKRLTQSDLQIAKQVYQMHQQMMVKSKMQQASLNQLTPQQRAQLQQRQQSTQQSQSAPPQAPQVAQSQQVPAQKPQQQQQQQQQQQQQQQQQQQQQQQQQQQQQQQQQQQQQQQQQQQQQQQQQQQQQQQQQQQQQQQQQQQQQQQQQQHAAAQAQLQHPNAYQQKNMMAQQSAAALQQGQQQPRQMGPQQAREVPNVLNKLNQVFSPAEQKALYENGKKLVQDLQLAGKLPASLTQQQQILYIKKYINQMVLKKLQQNIRLAQQIGAANSANTQSQMAAQAGARFTPGMAQHSQFAQQQHTGNQAQVQSQVSQSISQQQAQLTQKVQQAQQSQLQQTQEQDPQHTQLADSFSQRQFTSPTLAKPSANVSTIAQQQTQPTALSQSHPQQQQGSQAQQQLLQQQQGSQAQQQLLQQQQQQPPPPPPQPQQQTQQPQQPQQQQQPQPQPQLQQQQQLGLQPHQPQLAQAQAQQPQPQQQTQQQTQQQQQQQQQQQQQQTQQQTQHQPQPQLKPQSQQPQPVPQQVQSQQPQQVQSQQQPQPQQLSQPAQQQSQQQQQQQQQSQQQKLRQVQLPQQTPKITLPRPTEQDMMILKRINSEVAKSPLRLSNITNQLTPEQKQMIKNKLQANQQLLSNVDNFIPTLYLITRNEENVRQLLQIRMLAKEIMEHASKGVFIVPPDVVDKVIFRYQKYYEFIKEQLLRRHQQLFSTRQQQMQQQVVQQQQAGQIKLGQNAVGAPQNPQVTTNTDIAMQQQRVQGSFQQMQQQIRQQQVKQAQLQQAQQQAQQQQQAQQLQQGHMPVQQSMPLAGVQTVMATQAATLPQHASPVSSNTANIPKTGDAPVSIDSVTPVPPGIVNSSGPSPVAGKQILAATMVPQHKLSPTKSDFAQAPTADNPYQVDELRLKNLAIRKAEIMSRFKHRQEIFEHSPVDLFLCTLADCMGIKDGSYELLAPIPALMVEQINGTGKKKFTKAQQRVREQDSIECYVKDNKLMMSSKFSADERSYSIHDRDISSCFLDLYGLSDCTSLSFDSSSAEPPTEQVNKKRSHDSLEISPAESDSSLLNDSKKLKVDSPDDLFMTSNMMLDNKNAQPPIGLGLGVGLGEAGSSIWNWNYWESL, encoded by the coding sequence ATGGAGCTCGACTGGCGCAGCACGCTGTCGAACCAGGAGCGGTCCAAGTACATCacggagctggcgcagatTCTGGCGGACATTAGCCAGATCAACGGGGGGGCGCGCGCCAACTTTGACCTGGAAAAGCTCAAGAAGACGGCAGAGCAGTTCGAGACGAGTCTGTAcgcgagcagcagctccaaGGAGCTGTACCTGGACGCGATGCGCAAGCGGATAGCCGCGATGGACGCGGCAAAGAAGAAGACGCTGGCGAACCAGAAGCAGAAGGCGGCAGCGCAGCGCAAGGGCTTCGGGCTGGCGCCGACACTGAATCCGCAGATGTTTCTGAAccagcaggcgcaggcgcggcagcaggcgcggccGATGCGGGGAAGCGTGGGTGGGGGGCAGTCGCCGGTGATGATGATGCCGCAGCACGGGGTGCCGGCGCACGTGGCGCACGGGGTGCCGCCGGGCGTGGCGGTATCGCAGGCGaagcgcgcgcagctgtcgctgcaacagcagcagcaaaTCAACGAGATGAAGGTTGCCGAGATTccgcgcgagctgctgcaaCGGATCCCGAACATCCCGCCAGGCGTCACGACGTGGCAGCAGGTGACCGAACTCGCCCAGCAGAAGCGCCTGACGCAGAGCGACCTCCAGATTGCGAAACAGGTCTACCAGATGCACCAACAGATGATGGTGAAATCGAAGATGCAACAGGCCAGTCTGAACCAGCTGACCccccagcagcgcgcgcagctccagcagcggcagcagtCGACGCAGCAGAGCCAGTCTGCACCGCCGCAGGCGCCACAGGTCGCGCAGTCCCAGCAGGTGCCCGCTCAGAAGCctcaacaacaacaacaacaacaacaacaacaacaacaacagcagcagcagcagcagcagcagcagcagcagcagcaacaacaacaacaacaacaacaacaacaacaacaacaacaacaacaacagcagcagcagcagcagcagcaacaacaacaacaacaacaacaacaacaacaacaacagcagcagcagcaacaacaacaacaacaacagcagcagcagcagcatgCGGCGGCTCAGGCGCAGCTCCAGCATCCGAACGCTTACCAGCAGAAAAACATGATGGCGCAGCAGTCTGCCGCAGCGCTCCAACAGGGCCAGCAGCAACCAAGGCAGATGGGTCCACAGCAGGCGCGAGAAGTACCTAACGTTTTAAATAAACTGAACCAGGTTTTCTCGCCTGCGGAACAGAAGGCATTGTATGAAAATGGAAAGAAGCTTGTGCAGGATCTGCAGCTCGCAGGTAAGCTTCCAGCTTCCTTGacacagcagcagcagattCTATACATCAAGAAATATATTAATCAAATGGTGCTCAAGAAACTCCAGCAGAACATTCGGTTAGCGCAGCAGATCGGTGCAGCGAACTCTGCGAACACGCAGTCGCAGATGGCGGCTCAGGCCGGTGCGAGATTTACGCCTGGTATGGCGCAGCATAGTCAATTTGCACAGCAGCAACATACGGGCAACCAAGCACAGGTTCAATCGCAGGTTTCGCAATCGATCTCTCAGCAACAAGCTCAATTGACCCAGAAGGTACAGCAGGCCCAGCAGTCGCAATTGCAGCAAACTCAAGAACAAGATCCACAACACACACAGCTTGCGGACTCTTTTTCTCAAAGACAGTTCACCAGTCCAACACTTGCAAAACCATCTGCTAACGTTTCAACGATTGCGCAGCAGCAAACCCAGCCAACCGCTCTCTCTCAATCTCATCCTCAGCAACAACAAGGTTCACAagctcagcagcagctacTTCAACAACAACAAGGTTCACAagctcagcagcagctacttcaacaacaacaacagcaaccaccaccaccaccaccacaACCACAGCAACAAACACAACAACCACAACAACCacaacagcagcagcagccccaACCTCAACCGCAACtacaacaacaacaacagcTTGGTTTACAGCCTCATCAGCCACAActggcgcaggcgcaggcgcaacaaccacaaccgcagcagcagacgcagcagcagacgcagcagcagcagcagcagcagcagcagcagcagcagcagcagacaCAGCAGCAGACACAACACCAACCACAACCACAATTGAAACCACAATCACAGCAACCACAACCGGTTCCACAGCAAGTCCAGTCTCAACAACCACAGCAAGTCCAGTCTCAACAACAACCACAGCCTCAGCAACTTTCACAGCCTGCCCAACAACAATCgcaacaacaacagcagcagcagcagcagtcTCAGCAGCAGAAGCTTCGCCAAGTGCAGCTGCCTCAGCAGACACCCAAGATCACATTACCTAGGCCAACTGAACAAGATATGATGATCTTGAAGAGGATCAACAGTGAAGTCGCGAAATCTCCTCTAAGGCTATCTAATATTACTAACCAGCTAACACCGGAGCAGAAGCAGATGATAAAGAACAAATTACAAGCTAACCAGCAACTTCTATCCAATGTTGATAACTTCATTCCCACTCTTTACTTGATAACGAGAAATGAAGAAAACGTTCGTCAACTCTTACAGATTCGGATGCTGGCCAAAGAAATAATGGAGCATGCATCGAAGGGAGTTTTCATCGTACCTCCAGATGTTGTCGACAAGGTTATCTTTAGGTATCAGAAGTACTATGAATTTATCAAGGAGCAACTATTGAGGAGACACCAGCAGCTTTTCAGCACGCGGCAGCAGCAAATGCAGCAGCAAGTTGTACAGCAACAACAAGCTGGTCAAATCAAGCTTGGTCAGAATGCTGTAGGAGCTCCACAAAATCCGCAGGTAACAACCAACACTGATATTGCTATGCAACAGCAAAGAGTGCAAGGTTCGTTCCAGCAGATGCAACAGCAGATTAGACAGCAGCAGGTCAAGCAGGCTCAGCTTCAGCAAGCTCAACAACAAGCTCAACAACAACAGCAAGCTCAGCAGTTGCAGCAGGGCCATATGCCTGTGCAGCAGTCAATGCCATTGGCTGGCGTGCAAACGGTCATGGCCACACAGGCTGCGACTCTACCTCAACATGCTTCTCCTGTATCTTCTAATACCGCCAATATTCCAAAAACTGGCGACGCACCGGTTAGTATTGATAGCGTAACCCCTGTCCCACCTGGTATTGTTAATTCTTCTGGGCCATCGCCCGTCGCTGGGAAGCAAATCTTAGCTGCCACCATGGTGCCACAGCACAAGTTGTCTCCAACGAAGTCAGATTTTGCACAGGCCCCTACAGCTGACAATCCTTACCAAGTGGATGAGTTGCGGTTGAAGAACTTAGCAATCAGAAAAGCAGAAATTATGTCCCGTTTCAAGCATCGGCAGGAAATATTTGAACACTCACCAGTAGATCTCTTTTTATGCACACTAGCTGATTGTATGGGAATCAAGGATGGATCTTATGAACTATTGGCGCCCATTCCGGCGCTGATGGTAGAACAGATTAACGGAACTGGTAAGAAGAAGTTCACAAAAGCCCAGCAACGTGTGCGGGAACAGGACTCCATTGAGTGCTATGTTAAAGACAACAAGCTCATGATGTCGAGCAAATTCTCAGCCGATGAGCGTTCCTACTCAATCCACGACAGAGACATAAGCTCGTGTTTCCTCGATCTCTACGGATTAAGTGACTGCACTAGCCTCAGCTTTGACAGCTCTTCTGCGGAGCCACCTACAGAACAGGTTAACAAGAAAAGATCACACGACTCCCTGGAGATCAGCCCCGCAGAATCTGATTCGTCTCTACTAAACGACTCAAAGAAGCTCAAGGTCGACTCCCCCGACGACCTCTTCATGACCTCCAACATGATGTTGGATAACAAGAACGCACAGCCTCCCATCGGTCTTGGTCTAGGTGTCGGCCTGGGTGAAGCCGGATCAAGTATTTGGAATTGGAACTATTGGGAGTCCCTCTAG
- the FUN30 gene encoding DNA-dependent ATPase FUN30 (Syntenic homolog of Saccharomyces cerevisiae YAL019W (FUN30)) has protein sequence MEPDTPERIYGQADERERAQVVGSSPGEQRAESSPLKRYGAGEAAEAVAAQLRTRFEYRAGAEAEGGNGLDEQMQKMRQQYPDFSDTLIRAVFKSNSFSLPLTMSRLDELRAKKSAKSWAMPSKKLGATARLPSLKPGRYGAEAVASPERSSKVTLERQTTSIFDRYSHVIQRGKVEAPAPVWSAPTKKRKLVRAEDLLAAKPEERVSLSDEEEDAISADGSADEASGDEYEERTPELDIDDQVLTFLNEADAGDIADLAETSIGKAAAVVAKRPFRSLEAFGAMDFEADDEVASTGENAKRGSRRRGPTKRDGAKMLDKIMQSMKGYNAIESLIKKCSSYRRLIADQIKKWGVEMGENESELNFMDTKGSPHGESDSESDTPTTASTELVPNGDGKKDGSADNASDGDYSDENDEDDEEFEDVYEEESDDDDFGKVTRRHPSGRGRGRPEKKNVKFFKRKPKLLAPDIELKDYQQTGLNWINLLYQHNLSCILADEMGLGKTCQVISFLAYLKEQNHTGPHLVVVPSSTLENWLREFKKFCPQLKIEPYYGSQQERAELRDILEENDGQYDAIVTTYNLASGNKADVSFLKNRQFNVVIYDEGHMLKNSMSERFTKLMKIHANFRLLLTGTPLQNNLRELMSLLEFIMPSLFVSKKDELAAVFKQRARTSDSNKDYNPLLAQEAIDRAKTIMKPFILRRRKDQVLKHLPAKHHHIEYCDMTPEQQAIYNREIRLVMEHRRMVRDGVLPTDAGERALVAQSTSKNLIMALRKAAIHPLLFRHHYSDDRIAEMSERILAEPEYADSGNRDYIREDMSYMCDLELHRLCCRFPSLASFQLSEPTWMASGKVHRLQPLLRAAIARREKTLVFSLFTQVLDILELVLSSLGIAFLRLDGSTPVNDRQALIDRFHTDTDVPVFLLSTKAGGFGINLVCANHVIIFDQSFNPHDDRQAADRAHRVGQTREVAVTTLVSRATVEEKILQLARHKLALDSSVSDRRADDLDHRLAALLEDIIYEEHT, from the coding sequence ATGGAGCCTGACACACCAGAAAGGATATACGGGCAGGCGGACGAGCGGGAACGAGCGCAGGTTGTGGGGTCATCGCCAGGTGAGCAGCGCGCGGAGTCGTCGCCGCTGAAGCGCTATGGGGCGGGAGAGGCGGCGGAGGCCGTGGCCGCACAGCTGCGGACACGGTTTGAGTACCGGGCAGGAGCCGAGGCAGAGGGCGGCAACGGGCTGGACGAGCAGATGCAGAAGATGCGGCAACAGTACCCGGATTTCTCGGACACGCTGATCCGGGCGGTGTTCAAGTCCAATTCGTTCAGCCTGCCGCTGACGATGAGCCGGTTGGACGAGCTGCGCGCAAAGAAGAGCGCGAAGTCGTGGGCGATGCCGTCGAAGAAGCTGGGCGCGACTGCGCGGCTGCCGTCGCTGAAGCCGGGGCGGTACGGTGCGGAGGCCGTGGCATCGCCGGAGCGGTCCTCGAAGGTGACGCTGGAGCGCCAGACGACGTCGATCTTCGACCGGTACTCGCACGTGATACAGCGCGGCAAGGTGgaggcgccggcgccggtgTGGAGCGCGCCCACGAAGAAGCGCAAGCTGGTGCGCGCGGAGGACCTGCTGGCGGCTAAGCCTGAGGAACGCGTGTCCCTGagcgacgaggaggaggacgcgATTAGCGCGGACGGCAGCGCGGACGAGGCGAGCGGCGACGAGTACGAGGAGCGGACTCCGGAGCTGGATATTGACGACCAGGTGCTGACGTTTCTGAACGAGGCGGATGCCGGCGACATAGCCGACCTTGCGGAGACCTCCATAGGGAAGGCGGCGGCCGTGGTGGCAAAGCGGCCCTTTCGTTCGCTGGAGGCATTTGGCGCAATGGACTTTGAGGCGGACGATGAGGTTGCCTCCACGGGCGAGAACGCCAAGAGGGGCAGCCGCAGGCGCGGGCCTACGAAGAGGGATGGCGCGAAGATGCTCGATAAGATTATGCAGTCGATGAAGGGCTACAATGCGATTGAATCGCTGATCAAGAAGTGCTCATCGTACCGCAGGCTCATTGCAGATCAGATAAAGAAATGGGGCGTGGAAATGGGAGAGAACGAGAGCGAGCTGAACTTCATGGACACGAAGGGCAGTCCGCACGGCGAGAGCGATAGCGAAAGCGATACACCGACCACCGCGTCGACGGAGCTCGTGCCTAACGGCGATGGCAAGAAGGATGGCAGTGCCGACAACGCGAGCGATGGCGACTACAGCGACGAAAACGACGAGGATGATGAGGAGTTCGAGGACGTATATGAAGAAGAgagcgacgacgacgattTTGGAAAAGTCACTCGCAGGCATCCCTCCGGTCGTGGGCGGGGGCGCCCTGAGAAGAAGAACGTTAAATTCTTCAAGCGCAAGCCAAAGTTGCTTGCACCGGACATCGAACTCAAGGACTACCAGCAGACCGGGCTCAATTGGATAAACCTCCTGTATCAACACAACCTCTCCTGCATTCTGGCCGACGAAATGGGCCTGGGCAAGACGTGTCAGGTCATCTCGTTCCTAGCATATCTAAAGGAGCAGAACCACACCGGGCCGCACCTGGTCGTGGTACCTTCTTCCACACTCGAAAACTGGCTCCGCGAGTTCAAGAAGTTCTGCCCACAGCTAAAGATTGAGCCATACTATGGCTCACAACAAGAACGCGCAGAGCTGCGTGACATACTAGAAGAGAATGATGGCCAGTACGACGCTATCGTGACCACCTACAACCTCGCATCCGGCAACAAAGCCGACGTATCGTTCCTCAAAAATCGCCAGTTCAACGTGGTGATCTATGACGAGGGCCACATGCTCAAGAACTCAATGTCAGAACGCTTCACGAAACTTATGAAGATACACGCCAACTTCCGGCTCCTGCTGACAGGCACGCCCCTGCAGAACAACCTGCGGGAGTTGATGTCGCTGCTCGAGTTCATCATGCCATCGCTCTTTGTGTCCAAGAAGGACGAGCTCGCCGCGGTCTTCAAGCAACGCGCGCGCACCTCGGACTCCAACAAGGACTACAACCCACTGCTCGCGCAGGAGGCCATCGACCGCGCAAAGACCATTATGAAGCCCTTTATCCTCCGGCGGCGCAAGGACCAGGTGCTAAAGCACCTGCCCGCCAAGCACCACCACATCGAGTACTGTGACATGACACCCGAGCAGCAGGCCATCTACAACCGCGAGATCCGCCTCGTCATGGAGCACCGCCGCATGGTGCGCGACGGCGTCCTGCCCACCGACGCCGGAGAGCGCGCCCTGGTCGCACAATCGACCTCCAAGAACCTCATCATGGCGCTCCGCAAGGCCGCCATCCACCCTCTGCTTTTCCGCCACCACTACTCGGACGATCGCATCGCAGAGATGAGCGAGCGCATCCTCGCAGAGCCCGAGTACGCCGACTCCGGCAACCGCGACTACATCCGCGAGGACATGAGCTACATGTGCGACCTCGAGCTGCACCGCCTCTGCTGCCGCTTCCCCTCACTCGCCTCCTTCCAGCTCTCCGAGCCCACCTGGATGGCCTCTGGCAAGGTCCACCGCCTCCAGCCCCTCCTACGTGCCGCCATCGCGCGCCGCGAGAAGACCCTCGTCTTCTCGCTCTTTACCCAGGTCCTCGACATCCTCGAGCTCGTGCTTTCCTCCCTTGGCATCGCCTTCTTGCGCCTCGACGGCTCGACCCCCGTCAACGACCGCCAGGCCCTCATCGACCGCTTCCACACCGATACTGACGTCCCCGTGTTCCTGCTCTCCACTAAGGCTGGCGGCTTCGGTATCAACCTGGTCTGCGctaatcacgtgatcatCTTTGACCAGAGTTTTAATCCTCACGACGATCGCCAGGCTGCAGACCGTGCACACCGCGTCGGCCAGACCCGCGAGGTTGCAGTCACCACCCTGGTGTCACGCGCCACCGTGGAAGAGAAGATTCTCCAGCTCGCCCGCCACAAGCTGGCCCTCGACTCGTCTGTCTCAGACCGCCGAGCCGACGACCTGGACCACCGCCTGGCCGCCCTGCTCGAGGACATCATCTACGAAGAGCACACCTAA
- the ATS1 gene encoding Ats1p (Syntenic homolog of Saccharomyces cerevisiae YAL020C (ATS1); no intron; ribosomal slippage at consensus CTTAGGC site) gives MYKIYALGSNGSGQLGIGHYKDVMVPHLTFECAKKPIKIACGGNHSLMLMEDGQLWAAGDGRQGQFASKDTKCAFAWSELPGTFEDVACGWDYSVVIDEHGNVLACGAGLNGELGLGHVKCSGAWRRVTTCLNPSRAVYSSFQNVVLRDGNKLYGWGPNRKGQLKEPKNKGFDTPTLIYEGRDITQVAMGKDFIAIVDAGKLVISGTMKDRINDIIRDISSEEIIKIAAMWSSLHIWTKRDIFSYGNGNYGQMFVWERPPNMTHFAAGSEHGVMSLADGRVFCWGWGEHGNCGPSAKGHDAASPFNDKSNIVSPLNCVLETNEKIIWIQGGCATSWVCTKC, from the exons ATGTACAAGATATACGCACTAGGATCTAACGGCAGCGGTCAACTT GGCATCGGTCACTATAAAGATGTGATGGTGCCTCATCTTACGTTTGAGTGCGCAAAAAAGCCGATCAAGATCGCGTGCGGCGGGAACCACTCGCTCATGTTGATGGAGGACGGGCAGCTCTGGGCAGCGGGGGACGGGCGGCAGGGGCAGTTTGCTAGCAAGGACACGAAGTGCGCGTTCGCGTGGAGCGAGCTCCCGGGGACGTTCGAGGACGTGGCGTGCGGGTGGGACTACTCGGTGGTGATCGACGAGCACGGCAACGTGTTGGCGTGCGGGGCGGGGTTGAACGGGGAGTTGGGGCTCGGGCACGTCAAGTGCAGCGGGGCTTGGAGGCGCGTCACGACGTGCCTCAACCCCAGCCGTGCGGTGTACTCGTCGTTCCAGAACGTGGTGCTCCGCGACGGTAACAAGCTCTACGGGTGGGGCCCGAACCGCAAGGGCCAGCTCAAGGAGCCAAAGAACAAGGGTTTCGACACGCCGACGCTCATATACGAGGGCCGGGACATCACGCAGGTCGCGATGGGCAAGGACTTCATCGCGATCGTAGACGCGGGCAAGCTCGTGATCTCCGGGACCATGAAGGACCGCATCAATGACATCATTCGCGACATCTCCTCCGAGGAGATCATCAAGATTGCGGCCATGTGGTCCTCGTTGCACATCTGGACTAAGCGTGACATCTTCTCGTACGGCAACGGCAACTACGGCCAGATGTTCGTGTGGGAACGCCCGCCCAACATGACCCACTTCGCGGCCGGCAGCGAGCACGGCGTCATGTCGCTCGCCGACGGCCGCGTCTTCTGCTGGGGCTGGGGCGAGCACGGCAATTGCGGGCCCTCAGCAAAGGGCCACGACGCCGCCTCGCCGTTCAACGACAAGAGCAACATCGTCAGCCCGCTCAACTGCGTGCTCGAGACGAACGAGAAGATCATCTGGATACAGGGCGGCTGCGCCACCTCCTGGGTGTGCACGAAATGTTGA